The following coding sequences lie in one Homalodisca vitripennis isolate AUS2020 chromosome X, UT_GWSS_2.1, whole genome shotgun sequence genomic window:
- the LOC124369139 gene encoding protein unc-93 homolog A-like, translating to MKYDQVSIKKVIDTFRIAFCLLQTNITSYSPVSSRSTRSSATIGHHHFHGLHLQQNSANNVRHRDSMSSSAGASSVRRLIGVVRSTPSQFGPVYSRRVIHKNWAALCLANALLTSAIVPLLGLQSSISSWWWPPGGGGGTGTRISAKWFYLSADIGSLLLGSLFAIGSLSSLFIVAIIKRLGTNTTINVSYGCAFLFFLAHLYPKLYTLIPSYLIMGISLGPLAGAKVTALMALASKYSFVLSDEEEDEIEHVEVSNRRDAIIHKLARWMQTTQDCGLVFGNLLTGMVMWYTWSIAQDVHSTRVAIDSMYVLDEVGERICGAAACPVAFDFHSLPSPDLSTNRSSSDDSSLVLPCKSCMFLASVFIGFGIMAWIVAVVFTDRLIVYQDSSEKNDFAKSYKVMTDTFKDPHLQLVVPLALYIGLTQGFMYADFTKSYVVCSLDLYNVTWVFVALGVLQCIAGCTVSLVLQQIKRLYVISVGFVFHSCLILVLLRWKPTGDDPALLYVIGAVWGVCNSIWECLTFSLLIAIYPDTWQPAIGHHYFFRYLGLALAFSVHGAFCNHFKLYFLSVVLALTAVSYTVLEWRLAQNHKTNLAAL from the exons ATGAAATATGACcaagtttcaattaaaaaagtgATAGACACATTTAGGATTGCATTTTGTCTGTTACAGACAAACATAACGTCTTATTCCCCGGTGTCAAGCAGATCAACTAGATCAAGCGCCACTATCGGTCATCACCACTTCCATGGACTCCACCTCCAACAGAATTCTGCCAACAACGTACGTCATCGTGATTCCATGTCGAGCAGTGCAGGTGCATCATCAGTTCGTCGTCTGATCGGCGTGGTGCGCTCCACTCCGTCACAGTTCGGACCCGTCTACTCGAGGCGTGTCATTCACAAGAACTGGGCAGCGCTGTGTTTGGCGAACGCTCTACTCACTTCTGCAATTGTACCGTTGTTGGGTCTTCAGAGTTCCATCTCTTCGTGGTGGTGGCCTCCGGGTGGTGGTGGTGGTACCGGAACACGAATTTCCGCCAAGTGGTTCTACCTTAGTGCCGACATCGGCTCTCTACTGCTAGGATCTCTGTTCGCTATCggctctctctcgtctctcttcATTGTCGCAATCATCAAGCGGCTGGGCACTAATACCACTATAAATGTGAGCTATGGCTGTGCGTTCCTTTTTTTCTTGGCTCATCTTTATCCGAAACTCTATACTCTGATCCCCAGTTACTTAATAATGGGGATCAGCTTAGGGCCTCTAGCCGGGGCGAAGGTCACAGCCTTGATGGCACTCGCTTCAAAGTACTCGTTCGTGTTGTCTGACGAAGAAGAAGATGAAATAGAACACGTAGAAGTATCCAACAGAAGGGACGCGATAATTCACAAGTTGGCGAGGTGGATGCAGACCACTCAAGATTGTGGACTCGTGTTCGGTAACCTGCTGACAGGGATGGTGATGTGGTACACTTGGAGTATTGCACAGGATGTCCACAGCACTCGTGTGGCGATAGACTCCATGTACGTGTTGGACGAAGTGGGAGAGAGAATATGTGGTGCTGCTGCGTGCCCAGTGGCTTTCGACTTCCATAGTCTCCCCTCTCCGGACTTGTctaccaacagatcctcctcggACGACTCATCACTAGTACTCCCGTGCAAATCCTGCATGTTTCTGGCCAGTGTCTTCATCGGATTCGGTATAATGGCTTGGATCGTAGCTGTGGTCTTCACTGATCGTCTTATCGTTTACCAAGATTCATCTGAGAAAAATGACTTTGCCAAGTCCTACAAAGTTATGACTGACACATTCAAGGATCCACATCTTCAACTGGTGGTGCCACTTGCCCTCTACATCGGACTCACTCAAGGTTTCATGTATGCAGATTTTACCaag TCATATGTGGTGTGCTCCCTGGACCTGTACAATGTTACATGGGTATTTGTAGCATTAGGAGTGCTACAGTGTATTGCCGGGTGCACTGTCAGTTTGGTTCTACAGCAAATAAAGAGGCTCTATGTAATAT CTGTAGGGTTCGTGTTTCATTCCTGCCTTATCCTGGTGCTGCTAAGATGGAAGCCGACAGGAGATGACCCAGCACTACTATATGTCATTGGTGCTGTGTGGGGTGTCTGCAACTCAATCTGGGAGTGCCTTACTTTTA GTCTACTGATTGCTATTTATCCAGACACATGGCAGCCAGCAATAGGCCACCACTACTTTTTCCGCTATTTGGGGTTGGCTCTGGCATTCAGTGTTCACGGTGCTTTTTGCAACCACTTCAAGTTGTACTTCTTGAGCGTGGTGCTGGCGCTAACTGCAGTGTCATACACGGTGCTAGAATGGCGGCTGGCTCAGAACCACAAGACCAACTTGGCAGCATTGTGA